The Allocatelliglobosispora scoriae genome contains a region encoding:
- a CDS encoding chromosome partitioning protein yields MDEDYWPEDEFDGEPTGQPHSPRAGVPFAVPAQQGIPVAGQVEVTPYEPGGQLPPVPVPVVPIPVRPHTAPITIAPQEPYRPGDGPRPPVERRTPAQAQQAAQPQNQADSFFSPQVKPLRPEPAAEPADLPQTPHSAWAQPPAAGPRPRDEEAPVTRPPSSPVVTSMGVPHQVPPAPVPRRRVEELPPEHPAPGVTAFPPRLALPAPGVIPVTPPDEGGYMPTAEEFARRRAARQPDPVAQMGIQATLSKATFGLVSLPPGRREQELRHDVELVRRNFGGLRQITVVNPKGGAGKTVAVLMLAMTFGQKRGGYVLAWDNNETQGTLGMRAQQDFHSRTVRDLLRDLYVFRGAQGRVGDLSQYVRAQGEGMFEVLASDESATAGEMLTDVAFGEIRDVVSRFYKLIVVDTGNNVRAPNWQAAVDATDQLVVTMSARNDSAETAARMLDHLEQSGRTRLVRQAVTVVSMPQHQRDLDAGAIERHFAARTRAVVPVPYERIIDTGEPIRYGQLSEATHDAWLKVAAAVAEGL; encoded by the coding sequence GTGGACGAGGACTACTGGCCCGAGGACGAATTCGACGGGGAGCCGACCGGGCAGCCGCATTCGCCACGCGCGGGGGTCCCCTTCGCCGTCCCGGCTCAGCAGGGCATTCCGGTCGCCGGTCAGGTCGAGGTCACGCCCTACGAGCCGGGTGGTCAGCTGCCGCCCGTGCCGGTGCCGGTGGTGCCGATCCCGGTCCGCCCGCACACCGCCCCGATCACGATCGCCCCGCAGGAGCCCTACCGTCCCGGTGACGGCCCGCGACCGCCCGTGGAGCGGCGTACCCCTGCGCAGGCCCAGCAGGCCGCTCAGCCGCAGAATCAGGCCGATTCGTTCTTCTCACCGCAGGTGAAGCCGTTGCGGCCGGAACCGGCCGCCGAGCCCGCCGACCTGCCGCAGACGCCGCACTCGGCCTGGGCCCAGCCGCCCGCCGCGGGCCCCCGCCCCCGCGACGAGGAGGCACCCGTCACCCGGCCCCCGAGCAGCCCCGTCGTGACGTCGATGGGCGTGCCGCACCAGGTGCCGCCTGCCCCGGTGCCGCGCCGACGGGTCGAGGAGCTGCCACCCGAGCACCCGGCGCCGGGAGTCACCGCCTTCCCGCCCCGGCTCGCCCTGCCCGCGCCCGGCGTCATCCCGGTCACGCCCCCCGACGAGGGCGGCTACATGCCGACGGCGGAGGAGTTCGCCCGGCGCCGGGCGGCTCGCCAGCCCGACCCGGTCGCGCAGATGGGGATCCAGGCGACGCTGAGCAAGGCGACCTTCGGCCTGGTCAGCCTGCCTCCGGGGCGACGCGAGCAGGAGCTGCGCCACGATGTGGAGCTGGTCCGGCGCAACTTCGGCGGGCTGCGGCAGATCACCGTGGTCAACCCCAAGGGCGGCGCGGGCAAGACCGTCGCGGTGCTGATGCTCGCCATGACCTTCGGCCAGAAGCGCGGCGGCTATGTGCTGGCCTGGGACAACAACGAGACCCAGGGCACCCTCGGCATGCGTGCCCAGCAGGACTTCCACAGCCGCACGGTGCGTGACCTGCTGCGCGACCTCTACGTCTTCCGGGGTGCGCAGGGCCGCGTCGGCGACCTCTCGCAGTATGTCCGGGCGCAGGGCGAGGGGATGTTCGAGGTGCTCGCGTCGGACGAGTCGGCGACGGCCGGCGAGATGCTGACCGACGTGGCGTTCGGCGAGATCCGCGACGTCGTCAGCCGGTTCTACAAGCTGATCGTGGTCGACACCGGCAACAACGTGCGCGCGCCCAACTGGCAGGCCGCCGTCGACGCCACCGATCAGCTCGTGGTCACGATGTCGGCGCGCAACGACTCCGCCGAGACCGCTGCCCGGATGCTCGACCACCTGGAGCAGTCAGGACGCACCAGGCTGGTCCGGCAGGCCGTCACGGTCGTCTCGATGCCGCAGCACCAGCGCGACCTCGATGCCGGTGCGATCGAGCGGCACTTCGCCGCCCGGACCCGGGCGGTCGTGCCGGTCCCCTACGAGCGGATCATCGACACGGGCGAGCCGATTCGCTATGGACAGCTCTCCGAGGCGACCCACGACGCCTGGTTGAAGGTCGCGGCCGCTGTGGCGGAAGGGCTGTAA
- a CDS encoding LOG family protein has protein sequence MPTPLARVIAPIDHSPNEVESVEELTRHLRRGSVAELTIQGLDLAGVELAEIDVTRALFVGCALSPTQVAELTRRGAHVVPAFDGIPFPTQPSRLYTAADLAAGFESGGFQAMYDTVVYRHYIERGGATPDLREALAQRVHDHGIDNALAHDSGEWVAEHGPGSIVGIMGGHAERRGSPGYRDAARLASLLSAADRLVLTGGGPGVMEAANLGSYLSTRPAADLTAAIDELGAATDFHDSEAFTRAALDVRERFAPSPGTPWNRAGGLSIPTWFFGHEPANLFAARAGKMFSNASREELILKLSRGGIVFAAGRAGTVQEVFQATTMTFYGTVSLSGPFIFLGRRFWTEELPVEALLRPLLASSPLGDQQKLIHITDDVDEAAALLLE, from the coding sequence GTGCCCACGCCCCTCGCCCGCGTCATCGCGCCCATCGATCACAGCCCCAACGAGGTCGAGTCGGTCGAGGAGCTGACTCGCCACCTGCGCCGGGGCAGCGTCGCCGAGCTCACCATCCAGGGCCTCGACCTGGCCGGGGTCGAGCTCGCCGAGATCGACGTGACCCGGGCGCTCTTCGTCGGCTGCGCGCTCTCGCCGACCCAGGTCGCCGAGCTGACCCGGCGCGGCGCGCACGTCGTCCCGGCCTTCGACGGCATCCCCTTCCCGACCCAGCCGTCGCGGCTCTACACCGCCGCCGACCTCGCCGCGGGCTTCGAGTCCGGCGGCTTCCAGGCGATGTACGACACCGTCGTCTACCGGCACTACATCGAGCGCGGCGGCGCCACCCCGGACCTGCGGGAGGCGCTCGCGCAGCGGGTGCACGACCACGGCATCGACAACGCGCTGGCACACGACTCCGGCGAGTGGGTCGCCGAGCACGGGCCGGGCAGCATCGTGGGGATCATGGGCGGCCACGCCGAGCGCCGCGGCTCGCCCGGCTATCGCGACGCCGCCCGGCTCGCGTCGCTGCTCAGCGCCGCCGACCGGCTGGTCCTGACCGGCGGGGGACCGGGGGTGATGGAGGCGGCGAACCTCGGCTCCTACCTCTCCACCCGCCCGGCGGCCGACCTCACCGCGGCGATCGACGAGCTGGGCGCGGCGACCGACTTCCACGACAGCGAGGCCTTCACCCGCGCGGCGCTCGACGTGCGGGAGCGCTTCGCGCCGAGCCCGGGTACGCCGTGGAACAGAGCCGGTGGGCTCTCGATCCCGACCTGGTTCTTCGGCCACGAACCGGCCAACCTCTTCGCCGCCCGCGCGGGCAAGATGTTCAGCAACGCGTCGCGGGAGGAGCTGATCCTCAAGCTCTCCCGGGGCGGCATCGTCTTCGCGGCGGGCCGCGCGGGGACCGTGCAGGAGGTGTTCCAGGCGACGACGATGACCTTCTACGGCACCGTCAGCCTCTCCGGGCCCTTCATCTTCCTCGGCCGCCGCTTCTGGACCGAGGAGCTGCCCGTGGAGGCCCTGCTGCGGCCGCTGCTCGCGTCGTCGCCGCTGGGGGACCAGCAGAAATTGATCCACATCACCGACGACGTCGACGAAGCCGCGGCCCTGCTGCTCGAATGA